The Ziziphus jujuba cultivar Dongzao chromosome 1, ASM3175591v1 genome segment aaaaaaaaaaaaaaagccgcaAATATTGAGCTCTAAGCTTTATAAGCTTGAGGGTGTGTAAGTGAGGCCGATACGTAGTGAggtgtttctttatttttattataattttaattgtctaaaaatatataagtatatattatcataaaacatgtaattaatataaattagtaaaaatctattcataataaatttatgaaaatcttAGTCTCTAAGAAGGGGTGATTTTCAACGTGTTCCATCAAATAAGCCTAAAAACATCAAATAGGCCTAAAAACTTGGTGCAATAAACTTTTAGTCGTTACATAAATCCTATAGTAGCTTTATACAGACTGCCAACGTGAAAAAGGCTTTGGACGAAAGCATGGAGTACCCATGTGAAAAGCAAAGTTAGGATAACTAGTTTTACACTAAAAAGAAATACTAGAAAATGTTAAATGACCAAGAAGACGGCAAGCCATTATGCAGAGGTGTATTTTAAAGATGCCTTCAATGCAACATTTTTCCCTTCAGTATACAAtggaatgaatatatataatcatatatatttgctaaaagAGTATTGTTGTTTATAAGGCTACTCATCATAAATAATTGATCTATTTAAAGAAGGGTAAATACTATTATAAccctttatattttattaatttttcaatactacatttaatttctattatgaaaaatattaatatatctcCCATTAcattccattttttttgtttcaatatagcctcttttttaaaactcttCATTTGACtaggcttttttattttttatttttttgttatgatctttaagtacttaaaaaaaaataaaaatggatacATACATATAGGGCGATTCTATGATCAGGACCGTCCAGATAGAGTTACGTGCGGACCAGGAGCAAAGTCGATGCAAAATCAATGTTTTTCGGAAAatcgatgtttttttttttttttggtagcttCTGATTTTTTCCTGAAAGAAAAGCCGATGTTTTTTTCTTGTGTAGTATCTGCTTTTTAGGGGTCTGCATGTAACTCTATCCGAATAATCCTGACTGTAGAATGactccacacacacacacacacacatatatatatatatatatatatatatatcttttaaaattgttaaattttcaaaatattggtGCTAGAATTGCCCTTcccccaatttattaaaaataacaaacagATTGTATGTAATAACCATTATTATTTCAAACACGTTGAATATGTTtgaaactattttctttttttttttgaagaaaaaaatttaataagtaaGTTATAAAGTTGATGACATTAAATTGTAATTCTATTGTtaagagttttaaaaaatagtgcTAAATTGTAATGAAAGCAAAATATAAGGGAGGTTATATACTTATACTTTTCATAATAGAAATGTAGCAttttaaaaatagcaaaataaatgGGGCTATAGTGATATTTATCATTGAGGAATaaccaaatcaataaaattttaattggttttgaaaatttctatctaatttaatttgatcTCGATCTTCAATCCAATCCATTATAAATCAGTTGGTGATGCATCTATTAATCGATTTAGATTTCTATTGGATTGGATTAGTTTGATTAATTAGATctgttttttttagtttttggacTCATTTACTATTATAAAATGAGCTTTTTTGGACTAAGAGTATGTACACTAATGAATATGGATTGTTACCTATGTAGCATAAAAATTGATATCATCTAAATTTGAGTGATATAAGAGCATCTCTAATGATtctatttattgttaaaaaccTTCAAAGGTTTTATTTAAACACCTTATCAAGCTAatgtggtaaaaaaaataataaatactgtCAAGGTGACCATCCACTTTTAGAGAATCTCTCAAACATTCtcacaattttctaaaatataaaattttctttaaaaagtcaattatttcaaaatagaaaataaaccatTAAAATACTTAATTAGTTGTACATTTATACGGTTATTTAgattcaaacaatattaatgTATATGCTACATAAGCAGTAAACCAATATTTACTATTGAAAATACTTTAAATATAcagtaaatttaaaattgttctcTGATGTTAATGTACAAAACACAAAttataattgttaattaattatatatattttattaagtttttttgaaaaaaaataaatttttaagaaaactttacttttaaaaaaatttcacaatgttAATAAACCCTTTAGAAATAGAgggttattttaataatattttttcgtTTTAATACCATATTAACTTGATAAGGTGTTTAGATAAGTCACtgaaaaaattttttaatagctatctatttttttgataaagtaaaaaaatctagtaataaacaaaattattatagaTGCGACTTTTAAAGAcctttaaaaagtttataaaagacATATAGTATTAAATGAAGACTGTTTAATAGTTTATAAAAGTTAGATGTATTTAAAATGTCAatgatttttatagatttttaattaaaaagggaaacatttgtttttaaatttctccCTTTTCACCCTAAAAACTTTTGccgatttaatttctttttttttttgggttaaattacTTCAATTGAAACTATACATTACACCTTATTTTCAAATCTACTCTCCCGTTACATTTCCAGCACCATACTGGGCTTTAATGATTTCACCCtgcctatttctttttttctttttttttctttttttttcctctgtaATGTGCCCCCAGCAATCTAGAGGGAAGAAATTGCATCAAAAAAATTTCCCTTCACCTTTTCCATGGATACAATtaactctttctttttctttttatttatttttttcttgtatctTCTCTAATATCCCCTAGCATTTTAGAGAAAAGAAAtagcataaaaataatttccctaTACCTTTTCCATGGACACAATTAActcattctttttattattgttattattattattattatatattttttttaacttttataacaATTGACCGTATATGTTGTTTGTGTGTCCAGGAGATATATTAACGGGACAAGAATCAATTATCTGGTGaaaaaagtatttatatatatatatatatatatatatatatatatatatatattatatatgacgaTGATATGGGAATGTTCTTGTTTACGaatttgcttatatatatatatatatatatatatattgcaaaatcACATTTGCTTGTTGATCATGAGAGCTACTGATATGATacgttttcatttttgttagataatatatatatatatattaaaggatatttaatttatatctatcATAGAAAATTTCACtcataaccctttttttttcttttaaaaaaatatttattcacataggaaattcaaattctatacaatcttttaaaataaaaatctataaaaatcaaGATTCTAAAAGACGTAAGATCTAATAAAGCGACAAAGAACCACCGAAAGGTGGTAACTTAGCATAAAGAAGCTATTCAGCTTTCTATCTGCAGATCCGAAAAGTTGAGATTTGAGTTTTGATAAGCCATGTTATTGTCTCGAATAATCCCACACCTTTGATGTCGCATGGCGGGCCTATAATACTACCACGAGGCATATTTTTTATcccgaaaaaaaattaaataaataaagcagcAAAGATTGAGCTCTAAGCTTTATAAGCTTGAGGGTGTAACGAGGtgtttcattattttaattgaataaaaatatataagtatatattatcataaaacatgtaattaacataaattagtaaaaatctatttataataaatttatgaaaatcttTTACATTCGAAGTttccaataaaaaagaaaaaaattagcaaaCATTATCCATAATATTGATTTGTTAAAAACttcataatttttaagtttttaactaGAAAATTTGTCTCATATATGCTATAAGTATACTACTACTTAATAATTCATACAATATAGAATTTCACTGTAACTACAATCCAACTAATTTTTGTTAACTCAATCGTTCCTTTTTGAAAatgtacaatttaatatttataatttattattattttttctttttaaaaaggtGACATATTTGTTTGGCAGAGCTTTTTTAGGGTCAAAAGCTCTACTTATATGTCAAAAgctcttttgttaaaaaataaaaatatttgacaaaaattaataagtatttgttaactaaaaaaatagtttttttaagctgttttagaaaaactcaaattttatgtttttttagaaaaactCTTCCTTTTAGCTTATAAAGAAACTCAATGAGCATCTAATatagcttttttttaatttatatggaaacttATTGAacatttaatacaattattttatttataaccaaacacttattaactttttaataaaatttcttttttaaaaatatctattatataaaattctatatattaaaGCTCTATTTTCATCAATTATACAAAACGGATCCTAAGGATtttgcacaatttttttttttttaactttaacttttcttttttcaattttaacatttttttctaatttattactctttaaaaaaaattaatattaaatcttGGACTCAATTTTTTCATGCCTTTTATGGGGCAAGGCAAATGTTAGGCCGTCAACAtagagtttattattattttttttttccaagcttTGTCTTAAAGtcggatgtttttttttttttttaagtttggagCCTAGGCAAGCTATGGCTAAGTCTAGAGTGCCTTTTAAAATATggataaaagtttataaaaatcttttataattttataaactccGTAAAGTCCGACAaagtttatgaaaataaaatatataaaagtctTTCATAATCTTTGTAAACTTTACTGGAGAGGTATAGTGAAAATGAACTCTGATGCAGCTGTGCGTGAAACAAGAAATCATCTTGCTATGATCGTACAGGACGAATAGGGAAGGATCCTTCATATTCAGACCTTCAAATCAACTGTGAACATATCTGAAATAGCTGAATTGGATGCAATCTTAAAGGCTATGCAAATTGCAAAGGGTTTTGATTGGCCCAATGTTATTGTTGGGTCACATTGGTTGCATGGCCCATGCAGGTCTTACGTGGCCAATTAGTGGGATTGTGGGGCTGTTAAGAATGGGTCTAATACTGGTGCTATTATCTTTAGTAGTGggtagaataaaattagttaatatcttattgttattttgtttagttGTTATTTCAGTTGTAGGCATGGCCGTATTGCGGGTAGGGGCGGTTAGTGGTAGTAGTGGGGCCGAATATTTTGGAAGCCATTTCTTGATTCTTGTTATGTAGGGGTATATATATTGTACCATATGAATGAAATATGCCATCAGATAAAGTTTATTAACCTTCTCtctaactttctctctctaaaatatTGCTCTGTTCTTCTATAACCGAAACAGGGGAGTTCCTTCCTTTTCTATCTCTTCCTTTTCATTGCTTTGAAATTCTGAACCtatcaattggtatcagagccaggttcaaatggatacccggggcaAGACTAATGCTGAATTTCGAAATGAGGTAAACGAGGCCCTGGCAAGACATGAGACTAGTATCCACCAAGTGAATACACAGTTCGAGCAAGTCACTGCAACATTGTAGATGGTTTTGTCAGAACTTCAATCTCTTTGGGTGTCTACTAAATCATTCCAACCCTCTCAGGATATCAATCCATTTTCTCTTAGAGAATCCTCAAACACAGCCAACGAACCCAACCACCATCAACTGAAACTTTTCTTCCCGAAATTTGATGGAGAGGACCCGCAGGGATGGGTGTACAAAGCAGAACAATATTTTGAGTTCCAGGGAGTTCCTGCTAACCAACAAGTTACGTTGGCATCATTCCATTTGGAGGGATTGGCCCTCCAATGGCATAGGTGGTTCATGAAATTTCGTGGGCCAATATCTTGGAAAGAGTTTACAAAAGCCATTCTCCTACGCTTCGGACCAACTGAATTCGAAGATCCTTCCGAAGCTTTGACTCGTCTACGACAGACCACCACAGTAGAGGCTTACCAGCAGAACTTTGAGAAATTATCCCACCGAATTGACAGATTGCCGGAATCATTTTTAATTGGGTGTTTTATTGCAGGCTTAAGAGATGACAGTCGCTTAGATGTTAAAATCAAACATCCACCAACTTTGACCGAAGCCATAGGGGTGGCTCGCCTAATTGAGGAACGAAATCTGTTGCAAAGGAAACTTCCACAATTCCATCGTTCACCAACGCCTTCAACTTGAACACAGGGAAATTCCACACAGGGATTACTTGGACCTCCACCTTCTCAGAAATCCACACCCAACATCACTCCCACTACTCTCCGACGTATAACCCCACAAGAAGCTCGTGAACGACCTGAAAAAGGCTTGTGTTATTACAGTGATGAAAAATTTGTTTCTGGCCATCGTTGTGCCCAACCTCAGCTCTTCATGATAGGCGATGATGTTGAGACCACTGAAGGAAATCTAGAAGACATGGCAACAGAGGAGCCCGAAGGAACTACACCCGAAATCTCGTTCCATGCCATAGCAGGTACGAATCATCCGTAAACAATTCTGGTTATTGGACAGTTGCAGAACAAGGATTTAATAGTACTCATCGATGGTGGGAGTACCCATAATTTCATCGATCAAGCAGTGGTCACCAAATATGGCTTACCTGTTGAGAAAAGCAAGAAGTTTCATGTTATGGTAGCCAACAAAGAGAGAATTGAATGTGCTGGTCTCTGCCATGCACTCACCATGAAAATTCAGGGGTGTCCCGTGACTGCAGATTATTACGTGCTTCCTGTGGCGGCTTGTCCGATAGTTCTGGGTGTCGAATGGCTTGATACACTTGGACCGATCGAAACCGATTATGCCCGCCTCACTATGACATTCAAACAAGATGGGATCATTCATACTTTTCAAGGAGTCCAACAAGGACTAGAAGTCCTTTCTCAGAAGGAATGCCAAAGCTCCCACGGGTCAGTAGGATTGGGTACAGGATTCTTCCTCCAGCTGGTTGCCAC includes the following:
- the LOC107404744 gene encoding uncharacterized protein LOC107404744, coding for MVLSELQSLWVSTKSFQPSQDINPFSLRESSNTANEPNHHQLKLFFPKFDGEDPQGWVYKAEQYFEFQGVPANQQVTLASFHLEGLALQWHRWFMKFRGPISWKEFTKAILLRFGPTEFEDPSEALTRLRQTTTVEAYQQNFEKLSHRIDRLPESFLIGCFIAGLRDDSRLDVKIKHPPTLTEAIGGNSTQGLLGPPPSQKSTPNITPTTLRRITPQEARERPEKGLCYYSDEKFVSGHRCAQPQLFMIGDDVETTEGNLEDMATEEPEGTTPEISFHAIAVLIDGGSTHNFIDQAVVTKYGLPVEKSKKFHVMVANKERIECAGLCHALTMKIQGCPVTADYYVLPVAACPIVLGVEWLDTLGPIETDYARLTMTFKQDGIIHTFQGVQQGLEVLSQKECQSSHGSVGLGTGFFLQLVATSATKKISTHPPELDRLLSKFPVVFQNPTTLPPQRSHDHRIQLMANNPPVNVRPYRYPHYQKAEIEKIVRELLQTGLIRPSHSPFSSPVLLVKKASGEWRFCVDYRALNSITSKDKYPIPVIDELLDELHGAQFFSKLDLRSGYHQIRVHEADIPKMAFWTHEGHYEFVVMSFGLTNAPATFQSLMNDIFRPYLWKFILIFFDDILVFSKSWEEHLIHLHTVLSILAANHLFAKESKCVFGVTTVEYLGHIISSAGVSADPVKVQNVREWPTPSTIREVRGFLGLARYYRKFIKHFGGIAAPLTKLLSKEGFHWTQECDVAFQQLKTALTTAPVLALPDFSQPFVIECDASGIGIGAVLSQNGRPFAYFS